The Thamnophis elegans isolate rThaEle1 chromosome 15, rThaEle1.pri, whole genome shotgun sequence genome includes a window with the following:
- the LOC116518389 gene encoding SH2 domain-containing protein 5-like, translating into MKRQPTGRGPEPRAGRVLTKAAEYVGSFAVEDADLPRAGQAVHQRLQLLKDCPRRRSVLLRFCLQGLKMLGRDGEAPLMAHALKRLAYSTCRPADRQFAFLARNPRGARGSLFCHLFVGGQPGEVQALHYLLCRFFQLGYLLLHPEDQDWSSSSGGSAQRDSGKLLGASLDNQVVWESLRPEEVSQNVNALVSFRRLPCPTEFGTSVSVRERLDLEESSSSSVGSARPGNPYCSPILVRKKAIRSKILRSGAYRGCTFEAASQQGAWEGFSFSCDGRGSLLHLPENENDLRESVWSFAGISRDAGLALLRNDMLGAFLLWAESGSTHQWCLAVRTCCGVVPYQIYRSQLGKYSVEHLNVEFPSMEALLDNYSGVRAGLFCSLGAGRINHCYEEQEDAAEDLWGEERSRRKSSWLFGASRSLAVQHEVEGCSAGAFS; encoded by the exons ATGAAGAGGCAGCCGACCGGGCGGGGGCCGGAGCCGAGAGCCGGCCGGGTCCTGACCAAGGCGGCCGAG TACGTGGGCTCTTTCGCCGTGGAAGACGCCGATCTACCCCGGGCGGGCCAAGCGGTGCATCAGCGGCTGCAGCTCCTGAAG GACTGTCCGCGGCGGCGCTCCGTCCTCCTGCGCTTCTGCCTGCAGGGGCTGAAGATGCTCGGACGCGACGGCGAG GCTCCGCTCATGGCCCACGCCCTCAAGCGCCTCGCCTATAGCACCTGCCGGCCCGCCGATCGCCAGTTCGCCTTCCTGGCCCGCAACCCGCGCGGCGCTCGCGGCAGCCTCTTCTGCCACCTCTTCGTGGGCGGGCAGCCCGGCGAG GTCCAGGCACTGCACTACCTCCTCTGCCGCTTCTTCCAGCTGGGCTACCTTCTCCTGCACCCCGAAGACCAGGACTGGTCCTCCTCCTCCGGCGGCTCTGCCCAGCGAGATTCTGGGAAGTTGCTGGGCGCCTCTCTGGACAACCAGGTGGTCTGGGAGTCCCTCCGTCCCGAGGAGGTCTCCCAGAACGTCAATGCCCTGGTGTCCTTCCGGAGGTTGCCCTGCCCCACAGAATTTGGCACCTCGGTCAGCGTG AGAGAGAGGCTGGACCTGGaggaaagcagcagcagcagcgtggGCAGCGCCCGTCCTGGAAACCCCTATTGTTCCCCAATTCTGGTGCGCAAGAAAGCCATTCGTAGCAAGATTCTCCGTTCTGGGGCCTACCGAGGTTGCACCTTTGAGGCAGCCTCTCAGCAGGGCGCCTGGGAAGGAT TTTCCTTCAGCTGTGATGGCAGAGGGAGCCTGCTTCACCTGCCAGAAAATGAGAACGATTTGAGGGAGAGTGTGTGGTCCTTTGCGGGCATCAGCAG AGATGCCGGCCTGGCCCTGCTAAGGAATGACATGCTGGGGGCTTTCCTTCTGTGGGCCGAGTCTGGATCCACCCATCAGTGGTGTCTAGCAGTGAGGACCTGCTGCGGCGTCGTTCCATATCAAATTTACcgcagccagctgggaaagtacTCAGTTGAG CATTTGAATGTAGAATTCCCCAGTATGGAAGCCTTGTTAGACAATTACTCCGGGGTTCGTGCAGGCCTGTTCTGCTCCTTGGGCGCAGGAAGAATCAACCATTGTTATGAGGAGCAGGAGGATGCGGCCGAGGATCTCTGGGGAGAAGAGCGAAGTCGCCGGAAGTCCTCATGGCTGTTTGGGGCCAGTCGGTCTCTGGCTGTGCAGCATGAGGTGGAGGGATGCTCAGCCGGGGCCTTCTCTTAG